One Macrobrachium rosenbergii isolate ZJJX-2024 chromosome 10, ASM4041242v1, whole genome shotgun sequence DNA window includes the following coding sequences:
- the LOC136842465 gene encoding prenylcysteine oxidase 1-like: MMLNIPRIFVFGLITVIRRSCAFLENTDKEVTEPPKIAIIGGGIGGTSASYFLSELFGDDAILDLYEADTIGGRLATIPIGERKYEVGGSIIHPKNEYMVKFASKFGLAKRAECSGHMGLFNGEEYVFKDSSWSFVTILKLLWRYGLDVYRLDELTKNMLGNFGKIYRLQEEGNAYEDVGSLLSAMDPTFLKMTHSSTASWLKGLGFQDLMINELVMAVTQCNYGQTPDIQAFVGAISVAGADSDLWAVDGGNRRVPEELLKASRAALLKRLVTEISFKEDGRFTVASVDTEMPFKHLFVEGNSAAIPEMEEQISQSQDYDIVIIATPLTEDKSNIKFTNFTEELKFPGRYERIVCTMVQGKLVPETLKFTDEDPLDEILVTNPRLIFNSFGKQSPVDLEDCSESLPDVWKIFSPNPLPEQQLNIFFKERNSTHVIDWLAYPHYDSDQELAKFALTPGMYHVNAIEWAGSAMEMEIIGAKNVALLAYKYWKKDPNAGRKTIKDEL, from the exons ATGATGCTCAACATTCCAAGAATATTTGTTTTCGGTTTAATAACTGTAATAAGAAGATCATGTGCTTTTCTGGAGAACACTGACAAAGAAGTTACAGAACCTCCTAAAATTG CTATCATTGGAGGTGGCATAGGAGGCACTTCAGCTTCTTATTTTCTTAGTGAACTCTTCGGAGATGATGCCATACTAGACCTTTATGAAGCTGATACCATAGGGGGTAGACTTGCAACTATTCCCATAGGTGAACGTAAATATGAAGTTGGAGGGAGTATTATTCATCCTAAGAATGAATACATGGTGAAATTTGCTTCAAAATTTG GGCTTGCAAAGAGAGCTGAATGTTCAGGTCATATGGGACTCTTCAATGGGGAGGAATATGTATTCAAGGACAGCAGCTGGTCATTTGTGACAATTTTGAAGCTATTGTGGAGGTATGGGTTAGATGTGTATCGTCTTGATGAGTTAACCAAAAATATGCTTGGAAATTTTGGCAAGATTTATAGACTTCAAGAGGAAGGCAATGCCTATGAAGATGTTGGGTCACTTCTGAGTGCCATGGACCCTACATTTCTCAAGATGACACATTCATCAACTGCTTCCTGGTTAAAAGGACTTGGGTTTCAAGACCTTATGATTAATGAACTTGTGATGGCTGTGACTCAGTGCAACTATGGGCAAACTCCTGACATTCAAGCATTTGTAG GAGCAATATCGGTAGCTGGAGCAGATTCAGATTTGTGGGCTGTTGACGGAGGAAATCGAAGAGTACCAGAGGAATTATTGAAAGCTTCTCGGGCTGCATTGTTGAAACGATTAGTCACTGAGATATCTTTTAAAGAAGATGGCAGGTTTACA GTTGCTTCTGTTGATACTGAAATGCCATTTAAACATCTTTTTGTGGAAGGCAATTCGGCAGCTATACCTGAAATGGAGGAACAGATTTCCCAATCTCAAGATTATgacattgttattattgctacCCCACTCACAGAAGATAAGAGTAACATCAAATTTACAAACTTCACTGAAGAGCTAAAATTCCCAGGACGGTATGAAAGAATTGTCTGTACGATGGTGCAAGGTAAGTTGGTGCCAGAAACTTTGAAGTTTACTGATGAGGATCCTCTTGATGAGATTTTAGTCACCAATCCGCGATTGATCTTCAATTCCTTTGGAAAGCAGTCGCCGGTTGATCTAGAGGATTGCTCTGAAAGTTTACCTGATGTTTGGAAGATATTTTCACCCAATCCATTGCCTGAACAACagttaaacattttctttaaagaacgTAATTCTACACACGTCATTGACTGGCTAGCATACCCGCATTATGACTCAGATCAAGAATTGGCTAAATTCGCTCTCACTCCTGGTATGTATCATGTTAATGCTATTGAGTGGGCAGGAAGTGCAATGGAGATGGAAATTATTGGAGCCAAAAATGTAGCCCTATTAGCTTATAAATACTGGAAGAAAGACCCTAATGCTGGGAGGAAGACTATTAAAGATGAACTATAA